In Cystobacter fuscus DSM 2262, one DNA window encodes the following:
- a CDS encoding dimethylarginine dimethylaminohydrolase family protein, producing the protein MKIGAVNWRHARAQHQAYRRALVEAGAELISLPFVHGAYDSVFAKDNAVLHSQRGRMRALLASPVHGERQQEQRARARVLDTLGFEVFSPPSAHFEGGDLAMLPQASGALLGYGQRSSARAAMMLEVFLDAPVTPLELRDPHLYHLDTALHVLSDGTVLVCEEAFTPEALRTLARTEGVNRVLRVPYEEALVFGLNLVEVGNTVLVGARAPQVMSLLRALGRRPVEVRLDQFHLAGGSAACLVSQIHHAGRVATSDTTAMRSTFA; encoded by the coding sequence ATGAAGATTGGCGCCGTCAACTGGCGCCACGCGCGTGCCCAACATCAGGCCTACCGCCGTGCTCTCGTCGAGGCGGGCGCCGAGTTGATTTCCCTGCCCTTCGTTCACGGCGCGTATGACTCCGTGTTCGCCAAGGACAACGCCGTGTTGCACTCGCAGCGCGGGCGGATGCGGGCGTTGCTCGCCTCGCCCGTCCACGGCGAGCGCCAGCAGGAGCAGCGGGCGCGGGCCCGTGTGCTGGACACCCTGGGCTTCGAGGTCTTCAGCCCCCCGTCGGCCCACTTCGAGGGAGGAGACCTGGCGATGCTGCCCCAGGCGAGCGGAGCGCTGCTCGGCTACGGCCAGCGCTCCTCGGCGCGCGCGGCGATGATGCTCGAGGTGTTCCTCGACGCGCCGGTGACGCCCCTGGAGCTGCGCGATCCGCACCTCTACCACCTGGACACCGCGCTGCACGTGCTGTCCGACGGCACCGTGCTCGTCTGCGAGGAGGCCTTCACGCCCGAGGCCTTGCGCACGCTCGCGCGCACCGAGGGCGTCAACCGCGTGCTGCGCGTGCCCTACGAGGAGGCGCTCGTCTTCGGGCTCAACCTCGTGGAGGTGGGCAACACGGTGCTGGTGGGCGCGCGGGCCCCCCAGGTGATGTCCCTGCTGCGCGCGCTGGGCCGCCGGCCGGTGGAGGTCCGCCTGGACCAGTTCCACCTGGCGGGCGGCAGCGCGGCGTGCCTCGTGTCACAGATTCATCACGCCGGGCGCGTGGCCACGAGCGACACCACGGCGATGCGCTCCACGTTCGCGTAG
- a CDS encoding RNA polymerase sigma factor: MSDEAVKEEDRQLVGRAQAGDISAFEALVDAHRDKVYGLALRMTRSEADAAEISQDTFLSAYQHLREFRGDAAFSSWVHRIAANNALMRLRHRRVVQAAEGEIQGPEFTERGSLAEYPTRDWSRDAEGRILDAELGYAIQQATDHLPEGYREVFLLKDVDGLSYEQIAEVTGDSIPAIKSRLHRARLALREAIDRFYNQGDASG, from the coding sequence ATGTCCGATGAGGCCGTCAAGGAAGAGGACCGCCAGCTGGTGGGGCGGGCCCAGGCGGGCGACATCAGCGCCTTCGAGGCGCTGGTGGATGCCCACCGGGATAAGGTGTACGGCCTGGCGCTGCGGATGACGCGCTCCGAGGCGGACGCCGCGGAGATCAGCCAGGATACCTTCCTCTCCGCCTACCAGCACCTGCGGGAGTTCCGTGGGGATGCCGCCTTCAGCTCGTGGGTTCACCGCATCGCGGCGAACAACGCCCTGATGCGCCTGCGCCACCGGCGGGTAGTGCAGGCGGCCGAGGGAGAGATCCAAGGCCCGGAGTTCACCGAGCGGGGGAGCCTGGCCGAGTACCCCACCCGGGACTGGAGCCGGGATGCCGAGGGGCGCATCCTGGACGCCGAGCTGGGGTATGCCATCCAGCAGGCGACCGACCATCTTCCCGAGGGCTATCGGGAGGTCTTCCTCTTGAAAGACGTGGATGGGCTCAGTTACGAACAGATCGCCGAGGTGACGGGGGATTCCATTCCCGCCATCAAGAGTCGATTGCACCGGGCTCGGCTTGCTCTTCGTGAGGCCATCGACCGGTTCTATAATCAGGGGGACGCGAGTGGGTGA
- a CDS encoding iron-containing redox enzyme family protein, whose product MQLGALLGEGAGEQEQNALHRVLLQFNRSRLRPTVPHEDWREEVTRETRLRLLEGEFVERERALVAERAAEAPEEPEAFVAWFEELKQTGPGQGDPLFAWLATEATLEPFHWFLTQEFAGEAGFDDLVALTQVKLPTQAKLELARNYWDEMGRGREDAMHGPMLSQLATSLDLHPTDEGTVWEAHALANLLVALAANRRYTYQSVGALGAVELTAPGRSACVNAGLQRLGFKMPVRRYYAVHATLDVKHSEAWNREVLKPLVAADPRVARPIAEGALMRLNAGARCFERYRRELGLKLPRA is encoded by the coding sequence ATGCAACTCGGTGCGCTCCTCGGTGAAGGAGCGGGCGAGCAAGAGCAGAACGCGCTCCACCGGGTGCTTCTTCAATTCAACAGGTCGCGTCTGCGGCCCACCGTGCCGCATGAGGATTGGCGCGAGGAGGTGACGCGCGAGACGCGGCTGCGCCTGCTGGAGGGAGAGTTCGTCGAGCGCGAGCGTGCCCTCGTGGCCGAGCGCGCCGCCGAGGCGCCCGAGGAGCCCGAGGCCTTCGTGGCCTGGTTCGAGGAGCTGAAGCAGACGGGCCCGGGACAGGGAGACCCGCTCTTCGCGTGGCTCGCCACGGAAGCGACGCTGGAGCCCTTCCACTGGTTCCTCACCCAGGAGTTCGCGGGCGAGGCGGGCTTCGATGACCTGGTGGCGCTCACCCAGGTGAAGCTGCCCACGCAGGCCAAGCTGGAGCTGGCGCGCAACTACTGGGACGAGATGGGCCGGGGCCGCGAGGACGCGATGCACGGGCCCATGCTGTCGCAGCTCGCCACGTCGCTGGACCTGCACCCCACGGACGAAGGCACGGTGTGGGAGGCGCACGCGCTGGCCAACCTCCTCGTCGCGCTCGCCGCCAACCGCCGCTACACCTACCAGTCGGTGGGCGCGCTGGGCGCGGTGGAGCTGACGGCGCCGGGACGCTCGGCGTGCGTCAACGCGGGCCTGCAACGGCTCGGCTTCAAGATGCCGGTGCGGCGCTACTACGCGGTGCATGCCACGCTGGACGTGAAGCACTCCGAGGCCTGGAACCGCGAGGTGCTCAAGCCCCTGGTGGCGGCGGATCCCCGCGTGGCGCGGCCCATCGCGGAGGGCGCGCTGATGCGCCTCAACGCGGGCGCCCGGTGCTTCGAGCGCTACCGCCGCGAGTTGGGGCTGAAGCTGCCCCGGGCCTGA
- a CDS encoding arginine N-succinyltransferase, translated as MLVLRDVQKTDLPGLKRLAAVLNTVNLPNNEETLEAIIDKSVKSFSDKVKDPFEREYLFVLEDVRNEMIIGTSMVIAQHGTYESPHIYYDVSEREHYSASIGRHFRHKVLSIGYNYEGPTEIGGLVVDPPYRATPDKPGKQLSYVRFLFMAMHKRLFRPRVLAELLPPLMPDGRSLLWEACGKKFTGLDYQEADRLSRQNKEFIKELFPSSDIYASLFPERVQKVLGEVGPNTQGVQRMLERIGFRYVERIDPFDGGPHFEANLADISLVRRYRSVKLAAEDFDMQGDDVLVGYERESGRNRFRAVRTMARLDDKTAYLPARAKQLLDAPVGARLSIIPFD; from the coding sequence ATGCTCGTCTTGCGCGATGTCCAGAAGACCGATTTGCCCGGCCTGAAGCGGCTCGCCGCGGTGCTCAACACCGTCAACCTGCCCAACAACGAGGAGACGCTCGAGGCCATCATCGACAAGTCCGTGAAGAGCTTCTCGGACAAGGTGAAGGATCCCTTCGAGCGCGAGTACCTCTTCGTGCTGGAGGACGTGCGCAACGAGATGATCATCGGCACGTCCATGGTCATCGCGCAGCACGGCACCTACGAGTCCCCACACATCTACTACGACGTGTCCGAGCGCGAGCACTACTCGGCCAGCATCGGCCGGCACTTCCGGCACAAGGTGCTCTCCATCGGCTACAACTACGAGGGCCCCACGGAGATTGGCGGCCTGGTGGTGGATCCGCCCTACCGCGCCACGCCGGACAAGCCCGGCAAGCAGCTGTCCTACGTGCGCTTCCTCTTCATGGCCATGCACAAGCGGCTGTTCCGCCCGCGGGTGCTCGCCGAGCTGCTGCCCCCGCTGATGCCCGACGGGCGCAGCCTGCTGTGGGAGGCGTGTGGCAAGAAGTTCACCGGGCTCGACTACCAGGAGGCGGACCGGCTCAGCCGGCAGAACAAGGAGTTCATCAAGGAGCTCTTCCCCTCCTCGGACATCTACGCCTCGCTCTTCCCCGAGCGCGTGCAGAAGGTGCTCGGCGAGGTGGGGCCCAACACCCAGGGCGTGCAGCGGATGCTCGAGCGCATCGGCTTCCGCTACGTGGAGCGCATCGATCCCTTCGACGGCGGCCCGCACTTCGAGGCCAACCTCGCGGACATCTCCCTCGTGCGCCGCTACCGCTCGGTGAAGCTGGCCGCGGAGGACTTCGACATGCAGGGGGATGACGTGCTCGTCGGCTACGAGCGCGAATCCGGGCGCAACCGCTTCCGCGCGGTGCGCACCATGGCCCGGCTGGACGACAAGACGGCCTACCTGCCCGCGCGCGCCAAGCAACTGCTGGACGCCCCCGTGGGCGCCCGGCTCTCCATCATCCCCTTCGACTGA
- a CDS encoding DNA-3-methyladenine glycosylase, whose translation MRLPVSFYARPALTVARELLGTHLVLEGEAGRRVGRIVETEAYVGAHDLACHASKGRTARTEVLFGPPGRAYVYLIYGMYHCFNVVTDGEGVASAVLVRAVEPVEGLAPALRTDGPGRLCRAMGLTLSHNRWDLQCAPLYLEEGSPVAEAQVARGPRIGVDYAGQWAHEPYRLWVRGSQHVSRPPARRGLESA comes from the coding sequence GTGCGCCTGCCCGTCTCGTTCTATGCGCGCCCCGCGCTCACCGTGGCCCGCGAGCTGTTGGGGACCCACCTCGTGCTCGAGGGGGAGGCAGGGCGGCGTGTGGGCCGCATCGTGGAGACCGAGGCGTACGTGGGGGCGCATGACCTGGCGTGTCACGCGTCCAAGGGGCGCACGGCCCGCACCGAGGTGCTCTTCGGTCCACCGGGGCGCGCCTACGTCTACCTCATCTATGGCATGTACCACTGTTTCAACGTGGTGACGGATGGGGAGGGCGTGGCGTCGGCGGTGCTGGTGCGGGCGGTGGAGCCGGTGGAGGGCCTGGCCCCGGCGCTGCGCACGGACGGCCCGGGGCGGCTGTGCCGGGCCATGGGGCTGACCCTGAGCCACAATCGTTGGGACCTGCAGTGCGCGCCGCTCTATCTGGAGGAGGGCTCGCCCGTCGCGGAGGCCCAGGTGGCGCGGGGTCCGCGTATCGGAGTGGACTATGCGGGGCAGTGGGCGCACGAGCCCTACCGGCTCTGGGTCCGGGGCAGTCAACATGTGAGCCGGCCGCCCGCCCGTCGGGGCCTCGAGTCCGCTTGA
- a CDS encoding radical SAM protein, which produces MKFHLKTLSLPELEAVLAPVQPSPVAVRKVFAAVFAHGASTVEEVCRAPQVPKRVADFLREHAEMPRLTVVERRKAEDGFVKYLFDSPLGGRVEAVRIPIFDHKYVVCISSQVGCALACDFCMTGKLGFQRNLRTWEILEQVMQIREEADRPVRGVVFMGMGEPLLNYTETLRAAQILSHPAGFAISGPSITFSTAGMVPAIRRYVREGHPYRLAFSVTSAIPEKRLKVLPIEKGHPLPELVDAIREYATVRRERAMIAYVAISGFNLGEEDAVALKQAFEGIPIKVDLIDVTDPQGKYLPPSPEELKAFRDHLQILGAPIARRYSGGKEIGAACGTLAASQYGGVVLPAPPPVSIS; this is translated from the coding sequence GTGAAATTCCACCTCAAGACGCTGTCGCTGCCGGAGCTCGAGGCGGTCCTCGCGCCCGTGCAGCCCTCGCCGGTGGCGGTGCGCAAGGTGTTCGCCGCCGTCTTCGCCCATGGGGCCTCCACGGTGGAGGAGGTGTGCCGGGCCCCCCAGGTGCCCAAGCGCGTGGCGGACTTCCTGCGCGAGCACGCGGAGATGCCCCGCCTGACGGTCGTCGAGCGCCGCAAGGCCGAGGACGGCTTCGTGAAGTACCTCTTCGACTCGCCCCTCGGGGGCCGGGTGGAGGCGGTGCGCATCCCCATCTTCGACCACAAGTACGTGGTGTGCATCTCCAGCCAGGTGGGCTGCGCGCTCGCGTGCGACTTCTGCATGACGGGCAAGCTGGGCTTCCAGCGCAACCTGCGCACCTGGGAAATATTGGAGCAGGTGATGCAGATCCGCGAGGAGGCCGACCGGCCCGTGCGCGGCGTGGTCTTCATGGGCATGGGCGAGCCGCTGCTCAACTACACGGAGACCCTGCGGGCCGCGCAGATCCTCTCGCACCCCGCGGGCTTCGCCATCTCCGGGCCCTCCATCACCTTCTCCACCGCGGGCATGGTGCCGGCCATCCGCCGCTACGTGCGCGAGGGGCACCCGTACCGGCTGGCCTTCTCGGTGACGAGCGCCATCCCCGAGAAGCGGCTGAAGGTGCTGCCCATCGAGAAGGGGCACCCGCTGCCGGAGTTGGTGGACGCCATCCGGGAGTACGCCACGGTGCGGCGCGAGCGGGCGATGATCGCCTACGTGGCCATCAGCGGCTTCAACCTGGGTGAAGAAGACGCAGTGGCGCTCAAGCAGGCCTTCGAGGGCATCCCCATCAAGGTCGACCTCATCGACGTGACGGACCCCCAGGGCAAGTACCTGCCGCCCTCGCCCGAGGAGCTCAAGGCGTTTCGCGACCACCTGCAGATCCTCGGCGCGCCCATCGCGCGGCGCTACTCGGGGGGCAAGGAGATTGGCGCGGCCTGTGGCACGCTCGCCGCCTCCCAATATGGGGGCGTGGTGTTGCCGGCCCCGCCGCCCGTGAGCATCTCGTAG
- a CDS encoding ABC transporter substrate-binding protein: MGPRSLMHLYKYLLSFSVVIGLTLGITTGGLLCLTAGQSMTPSSWAVLLVGTPLLLMAATYAFWTLWADRRLQERASLLTRLAEGDLTNSAYNGLRDEREVRRLLYSLRRALTQVQRVTGNVRRTCQGVSEEVRVLLEAAHRQSGAVERSQQSVLSMGQSMQAAGKRVTQLESFIQETNGSLTDMTERLGQVAEALLALDDFSHRTTQQVQAMSERLHHIASSGDELGRFASEAEAFVQLVQTGIDAVRHRASETNQLAHAVTATAEHGAVLVNDCVQGMYRVEETVRKTAELVDSLGVRSTQIGRIVDVIQEIADQTNLLALNAAIIAAQAGEQGRPFGVVADEIRSLAERAARSTREIATMVSGIRREVGTAVSLVKEGREQASTGVQLGDRAAEALREIRAITQRTFSAVEATVAETKRLDAQGSTVVEASRRVARRVDDVTRAAIEQAGHGRELVHQTQQMAKLAQEASQKAEGQARTGRDLSGAVVRLSTAIEEIRAAHGVLMRGDTAIAEEVARVSEDALQVIRIGDGLSRSVQQLAHEAASLDGEVFRFRLPAPRPGGTLHAGVHQSAFVHNQGGLDPLFAVETQVLEMTCCVFSPLLRLDDGMLVPELAERWEVDASARRYRFHLRPGVVFHDGTPLNARDVKRHFERLLDPAVNSPDRTLMEVVEGASEVTSGQTREVKGLLVLDDLTLEIRLEEPKAFFLQLMTLPGAAVARLDARGQMVGTGPFRLVDFGSALITLERNPSYWRTGQPLLDRVEFHLLESREHAVNALREGSVDIVSHLFIRQVESLERDGQQVLASTTPSTTFLGFSMREAPYNDVRVRKALRAGLNVRGMVDQFHKGARLAHTLTPPELLEDDPSLGESGPGRDIALAERLLREAGVRTLPVTLHYPQGNDTSLEDAVLFQPLVDAGLVELRHEELHADEFFERRRNGRLSAFRVGWVADYPDPDNFLYYLLHSKAQVLCALNYRNEELDRLTEEARVTIDPQKRKRLYRLAERVVHEDCPILPLFHQRMHTVANGSVQGMRLHQALPQVRFEELWLDRPEAVLPRD; this comes from the coding sequence ATGGGACCTCGGTCTCTCATGCACCTCTACAAGTACCTCCTTTCGTTCAGCGTCGTCATCGGGCTCACCCTCGGAATCACGACGGGCGGACTGCTGTGCCTCACCGCCGGCCAGTCCATGACCCCGTCGAGCTGGGCCGTGTTGCTTGTCGGCACGCCGCTGCTGCTCATGGCGGCGACCTACGCCTTCTGGACGCTGTGGGCGGACCGGCGCCTGCAGGAGCGGGCCAGCCTGCTCACGCGACTGGCCGAGGGAGACCTCACCAACAGCGCCTACAATGGCCTGCGCGATGAGCGCGAGGTGCGCCGGCTGCTCTACTCCCTGCGCCGGGCGCTCACCCAGGTGCAGCGGGTGACGGGCAACGTGCGCCGCACCTGCCAGGGCGTGTCCGAGGAGGTGCGCGTGCTCTTGGAGGCCGCGCACCGGCAGAGCGGCGCGGTGGAGCGCTCGCAGCAGTCGGTGCTCAGCATGGGCCAGAGCATGCAGGCGGCGGGCAAGCGCGTGACACAGCTGGAGAGCTTCATCCAGGAGACCAACGGCTCCCTCACGGACATGACGGAGCGGCTCGGACAGGTGGCCGAGGCGCTGCTCGCGCTGGACGACTTCTCGCACCGCACCACCCAGCAGGTGCAGGCCATGAGCGAGCGGCTGCACCACATCGCCTCCTCGGGTGACGAGCTGGGACGCTTCGCCAGCGAGGCGGAGGCCTTCGTGCAGCTGGTGCAGACGGGCATCGACGCCGTGCGCCACCGCGCCTCGGAGACCAACCAGCTCGCCCACGCGGTGACGGCCACCGCCGAGCACGGCGCGGTGCTCGTCAACGACTGCGTGCAGGGCATGTACCGGGTGGAGGAGACGGTGCGCAAGACGGCCGAGCTGGTGGACTCGCTCGGCGTGCGCTCCACGCAGATTGGCCGCATCGTGGACGTCATCCAGGAGATCGCCGACCAGACGAACCTGCTCGCGCTCAACGCCGCCATCATCGCGGCGCAGGCGGGAGAGCAGGGTCGGCCCTTCGGCGTGGTGGCGGACGAGATCCGCAGCCTCGCCGAGCGCGCCGCGCGCTCCACGCGGGAGATCGCCACCATGGTCAGTGGCATCCGCCGCGAGGTGGGCACGGCGGTGTCGCTGGTGAAGGAGGGCCGCGAGCAGGCCAGCACGGGCGTGCAGCTCGGGGACCGGGCCGCCGAGGCGCTGCGGGAGATCCGCGCCATCACCCAGCGCACCTTCTCGGCGGTGGAGGCCACGGTGGCCGAGACGAAGCGGCTGGATGCCCAGGGCTCCACGGTGGTGGAGGCCAGCCGCCGGGTGGCGCGGCGGGTGGACGACGTGACACGCGCGGCCATCGAGCAGGCGGGCCACGGACGCGAGCTGGTGCACCAGACGCAGCAGATGGCCAAGCTCGCGCAGGAGGCGTCGCAGAAGGCGGAGGGCCAGGCGCGCACGGGGCGGGACTTGTCGGGCGCGGTGGTGCGGTTGAGCACGGCCATCGAGGAGATCCGCGCGGCGCATGGCGTGCTCATGCGCGGGGACACGGCCATCGCCGAGGAGGTGGCGCGGGTGAGCGAGGACGCGCTCCAGGTCATCCGCATTGGTGATGGGCTGAGCCGCTCGGTGCAGCAACTGGCGCACGAGGCGGCGAGCCTGGACGGCGAGGTGTTCCGCTTCCGGCTGCCGGCGCCGCGGCCGGGTGGCACGCTGCACGCGGGCGTCCATCAGTCCGCGTTCGTGCACAACCAGGGCGGGTTGGATCCCCTCTTCGCGGTGGAGACCCAGGTGCTGGAGATGACCTGCTGTGTCTTCTCCCCGCTGCTGCGCCTGGATGATGGCATGCTGGTGCCGGAGCTCGCCGAGCGCTGGGAGGTGGACGCCTCGGCGCGCCGCTACCGCTTCCACCTGCGCCCGGGCGTCGTCTTCCACGACGGCACCCCCCTGAACGCGCGCGACGTGAAGCGCCACTTCGAGCGGCTGCTGGACCCCGCCGTGAACTCGCCGGACCGCACCCTGATGGAGGTCGTCGAGGGGGCCTCGGAGGTGACCTCGGGACAGACGCGCGAGGTGAAGGGGCTGCTGGTGCTGGACGACCTGACGCTGGAGATCCGGCTCGAGGAGCCCAAGGCCTTCTTCCTACAGTTGATGACCCTGCCGGGCGCCGCGGTGGCCCGGCTCGACGCCCGGGGACAGATGGTGGGCACCGGCCCGTTCCGGCTGGTGGACTTCGGCTCGGCGCTCATCACGCTCGAGCGCAATCCCAGCTACTGGCGCACGGGGCAGCCCCTGCTGGACCGGGTCGAGTTCCACCTGCTGGAGTCGCGCGAGCACGCCGTGAACGCGCTGCGCGAGGGCTCGGTGGACATCGTCTCCCACCTGTTCATCCGGCAGGTGGAGTCGCTCGAGCGGGACGGGCAGCAGGTGCTCGCCAGCACCACGCCCTCCACGACGTTCCTCGGCTTCAGCATGCGCGAGGCGCCCTACAACGACGTGCGCGTGCGCAAGGCGCTGCGGGCGGGCCTGAACGTGCGCGGCATGGTGGACCAATTCCACAAGGGGGCACGCCTGGCGCACACGTTGACGCCGCCGGAGTTGTTGGAGGACGACCCGTCCCTGGGCGAGTCGGGGCCGGGCAGAGACATCGCCCTGGCCGAGCGGCTGCTGCGCGAGGCCGGGGTGCGCACCCTGCCCGTCACCCTGCACTATCCCCAGGGCAACGACACGTCGCTCGAGGACGCCGTGCTCTTCCAGCCCCTGGTGGACGCGGGGCTGGTGGAGCTGCGGCACGAGGAGCTGCACGCGGACGAGTTCTTCGAGCGGCGGCGCAACGGGCGGCTGTCCGCCTTCCGCGTGGGCTGGGTCGCCGACTATCCCGACCCGGACAACTTCCTCTATTACCTGCTGCACTCCAAGGCCCAGGTCCTGTGCGCGTTGAACTACCGCAACGAGGAGCTGGACCGGCTCACGGAGGAGGCGCGCGTCACCATCGATCCCCAGAAGCGCAAGCGGCTCTACCGGCTCGCGGAGCGGGTCGTCCACGAGGACTGCCCCATCCTCCCGCTCTTCCACCAGCGCATGCACACGGTGGCCAACGGCTCGGTGCAGGGCATGCGGCTGCACCAGGCGCTGCCCCAGGTGCGCTTCGAGGAGCTGTGGTTGGACAGACCGGAGGCGGTGCTCCCGAGGGACTGA
- a CDS encoding ATP-grasp domain-containing protein — protein MNFVFISPQFPPHFYLFVQALREQGFRVLGLGDAPYDSLRAELRESLTEYFYTPNLTDTDAMVRAVGYFTWKHGLIHRIESLNESWLAVEATLREHFNIPGLRPADIARLRSKYGMAVVFRAADIPHPLCEKAVDAPQVKAFAKRAGYPLVIKPDVGAGAARTFKLSSDEEVDAAIIQPLADAVVQNFIKGHILTYDGFVDARGRVIFAISHQYLDGIMEVVNEVRDSAFWTLRELPPELEAIGRKTLAALGLRERWFHLEFFRGEDGRFLVLEANLRPPGATMTDTMNYACDADVYRLWARMLTGEDMDGIRLEAHFHAAHITRRHHNRHYQLSREQLLERLGGNLLLHGPTPPAYRVNLGDEMYLVRYAKLEDLHQAISWAHAQVR, from the coding sequence ATGAACTTCGTCTTCATCTCCCCCCAGTTCCCGCCACACTTCTACCTCTTCGTCCAGGCGCTCCGGGAACAGGGGTTCCGGGTGCTCGGGCTGGGAGATGCGCCCTACGACTCGCTGCGCGCGGAGCTGAGGGAGTCGCTCACCGAGTACTTCTACACGCCCAACCTCACCGACACGGACGCGATGGTGCGCGCGGTGGGCTACTTCACCTGGAAGCACGGCCTCATCCACCGCATCGAGTCGCTCAACGAGAGCTGGCTCGCGGTGGAGGCCACCCTGCGCGAGCACTTCAACATCCCGGGGCTGCGGCCCGCGGACATCGCCCGGCTGCGCAGCAAGTACGGCATGGCGGTGGTCTTCCGCGCGGCGGACATCCCTCATCCGCTGTGCGAGAAGGCCGTGGACGCTCCGCAGGTGAAGGCCTTCGCCAAACGCGCGGGCTACCCCCTCGTCATCAAGCCGGACGTGGGCGCGGGAGCGGCGCGCACCTTCAAGCTGTCCTCGGACGAGGAGGTGGACGCCGCCATCATCCAGCCCCTGGCGGACGCCGTGGTGCAGAACTTCATCAAGGGGCACATCCTCACCTACGACGGCTTCGTGGACGCCAGGGGCCGCGTCATCTTCGCCATCAGCCACCAGTACCTCGACGGCATCATGGAGGTGGTGAACGAGGTGCGCGACTCGGCCTTCTGGACGCTGCGCGAGCTGCCCCCCGAGCTGGAGGCCATCGGCCGCAAGACGCTCGCGGCCCTGGGCCTGCGCGAGCGCTGGTTCCACCTCGAGTTCTTTCGGGGAGAGGACGGGCGCTTCCTCGTGCTCGAGGCGAACCTGCGCCCTCCCGGGGCGACCATGACGGACACGATGAACTACGCCTGCGACGCGGACGTCTACCGGCTGTGGGCCCGCATGCTCACCGGCGAGGACATGGACGGCATCCGGCTCGAGGCGCACTTCCACGCCGCTCACATCACCCGCCGCCACCACAACCGGCACTACCAGCTGTCGCGCGAGCAGTTGCTGGAGCGGCTCGGCGGCAACCTCCTGCTCCACGGCCCCACGCCCCCCGCCTACCGGGTGAATCTGGGCGACGAGATGTACCTGGTGCGCTATGCGAAGCTCGAGGATCTGCATCAAGCCATCTCCTGGGCTCATGCCCAGGTGCGTTGA
- a CDS encoding DedA family protein, translating to MVEFLDNFIAHLGLLGLLVFGVAAALEYVVPPFPGDTITLLGGVYAVRGEHPWPLVFGVVVAGSVLGALINYQVGHWLGGRFEQRPGEAFLGITHARLESVQAQMRHKGPWLLLVNRFLPGIRGLIFVAAGAAHMPRVNALLLGALSAVAHTALVLALGVAVGGNLERLEFLVARYQRGVILGVALVVLVLGVRTLFRRQPRTG from the coding sequence ATGGTCGAGTTCCTCGACAACTTCATCGCCCACCTGGGCCTCCTGGGCCTGCTGGTGTTCGGCGTGGCGGCGGCGCTGGAGTACGTGGTGCCGCCCTTTCCCGGAGACACCATCACGCTGCTGGGCGGGGTGTACGCGGTGCGCGGGGAGCATCCCTGGCCGCTGGTGTTCGGGGTGGTGGTGGCCGGCAGCGTGCTCGGTGCGCTCATCAACTACCAGGTGGGACACTGGTTGGGGGGCCGCTTCGAGCAGCGGCCGGGAGAGGCCTTTCTCGGCATCACCCACGCGCGGCTGGAGTCGGTGCAGGCGCAGATGCGACACAAGGGGCCGTGGCTCCTGCTCGTCAACCGTTTCCTACCGGGCATTCGCGGGCTCATCTTCGTCGCGGCGGGGGCCGCGCACATGCCTCGCGTCAACGCGCTGCTGCTCGGGGCGCTGTCGGCCGTGGCGCACACGGCCCTGGTGCTGGCGCTGGGCGTGGCGGTGGGCGGCAACCTGGAGCGGCTGGAATTCCTCGTGGCGCGCTACCAGCGGGGTGTCATCCTCGGCGTCGCGCTCGTCGTCCTGGTGCTGGGCGTGCGCACCCTGTTCAGGCGCCAGCCGCGGACCGGGTGA
- a CDS encoding anti-sigma factor family protein, which translates to MYTCKDSINLLQSMLDGELSPEETRHLREHLAGCAPCVDFLRTYRATPGLCRKALAQKMPQEVSAKLTEFLRTRIKPAP; encoded by the coding sequence ATGTACACCTGTAAAGACTCCATCAACCTGCTGCAGTCGATGCTCGACGGGGAATTGTCCCCCGAGGAGACGCGGCACTTGCGCGAACATCTGGCGGGCTGCGCTCCTTGCGTGGACTTCCTGCGCACCTACCGGGCCACGCCGGGGCTGTGCCGCAAGGCGCTGGCCCAGAAGATGCCCCAGGAAGTCTCGGCCAAGCTCACCGAATTCCTGCGCACGCGCATCAAACCCGCCCCGTGA